A DNA window from Rhipicephalus sanguineus isolate Rsan-2018 chromosome 8, BIME_Rsan_1.4, whole genome shotgun sequence contains the following coding sequences:
- the LOC119401631 gene encoding uncharacterized PE-PGRS family protein PE_PGRS3-like isoform X4 has protein sequence MEAVGLKSIVIVALVLSRVNHATRARGDNPLEAMEDGVFMARVADKGFPGLLEPGRNAGAGFGASSFGFEIEPGGLGVPGGLAGLGGQGGPSFGASFPGGAGNLGPYGPGLHGGPLGGAIGGGGYVGSQSGLGGNEYIRGISSDIQRRRQAWRTEKWLRKQEREQRRQLRNEQWLSRQLRRMERKEQRRREKAERKLEKQAKRIVATAGAENVKRGTLGLGAGTGLPEGASVA, from the exons ATGGAGGCGGTGGGACTGAAGAGCATTGTTATTGTTGCACTGGTACTCTCAAGGGTTAACCATG CAACAAGAGCGCGGGGGGACAACCCCTTGGAAGCAATGGAAGATGGTGTATTTATGGCTCGTGTGGCAG ACAAAGGCTTTCCCGGCCTTCTGGAGCCAGGAAGAAATGCAGGTGCAGGTTTTGGAGCATCGAGTTTTGGCTTTGAGATTGAGCCAGGTGGTCTAGGTGTACCAGGTGGACTAG CTGGACTAGGTGGACAAG GTGGCCCATCGTTTGGAGCATCCTTTCCGGGTGGAGCCGGAAACCTGGGACCTTACGGCCCTGGACTTCATGGTGGACCACTTGGAG GGGCGATAGGTGGCGGTGGATATGTTGGTTCCCAATCCGGCCTTGGGGGAAATGAATATATAAGAGGCATTTCAAGCGACATCCAGAGAAGGCGTCAGGCATGGCGCACGGAGAAATGGCTAAGGAAGCAGGAGAGAGAGCAGCGCCGACAACTGCGGAATGAAC AGTGGCTGAGTCGACAACTACGGAGAATGGAGCGTAAAGAACAACGCAGACGAGAAAAAGCAGAACGGAAACTGGAAAAACAAGCAAAGCGGATTGTTGCGACTGCAGGGGCAGAGAACGTGAAAAGAGGCACGCTCG GGCTTGGTGCTGGCACTGGGCTGCCAGAGGGTGCTTCAGTAGCTTGA
- the LOC119401631 gene encoding uncharacterized PE-PGRS family protein PE_PGRS3-like isoform X1 — translation MEAVGLKSIVIVALVLSRVNHATRARGDNPLEAMEDGVFMARVADKGFPGLLEPGRNAGAGFGASSFGFEIEPGGLGVPGGLGGLGGSGGLAGLGGQGGPSFGASFPGGAGNLGPYGPGLHGGPLGGAIGGGGYVGSQSGLGGNEYIRGISSDIQRRRQAWRTEKWLRKQEREQRRQLRNEQWLSRQLRRMERKEQRRREKAERKLEKQAKRIVATAGAENVKRGTLGLGAGTGLPEGASVA, via the exons ATGGAGGCGGTGGGACTGAAGAGCATTGTTATTGTTGCACTGGTACTCTCAAGGGTTAACCATG CAACAAGAGCGCGGGGGGACAACCCCTTGGAAGCAATGGAAGATGGTGTATTTATGGCTCGTGTGGCAG ACAAAGGCTTTCCCGGCCTTCTGGAGCCAGGAAGAAATGCAGGTGCAGGTTTTGGAGCATCGAGTTTTGGCTTTGAGATTGAGCCAGGTGGTCTAGGTGTACCAGGTGGACTAG GTGGACTAGGTGGATCAGGAGGACTAGCTGGACTAGGTGGACAAG GTGGCCCATCGTTTGGAGCATCCTTTCCGGGTGGAGCCGGAAACCTGGGACCTTACGGCCCTGGACTTCATGGTGGACCACTTGGAG GGGCGATAGGTGGCGGTGGATATGTTGGTTCCCAATCCGGCCTTGGGGGAAATGAATATATAAGAGGCATTTCAAGCGACATCCAGAGAAGGCGTCAGGCATGGCGCACGGAGAAATGGCTAAGGAAGCAGGAGAGAGAGCAGCGCCGACAACTGCGGAATGAAC AGTGGCTGAGTCGACAACTACGGAGAATGGAGCGTAAAGAACAACGCAGACGAGAAAAAGCAGAACGGAAACTGGAAAAACAAGCAAAGCGGATTGTTGCGACTGCAGGGGCAGAGAACGTGAAAAGAGGCACGCTCG GGCTTGGTGCTGGCACTGGGCTGCCAGAGGGTGCTTCAGTAGCTTGA
- the LOC119401631 gene encoding uncharacterized PE-PGRS family protein PE_PGRS3-like isoform X2, giving the protein MEAVGLKSIVIVALVLSRVNHATRARGDNPLEAMEDGVFMARVADKGFPGLLEPGRNAGAGFGASSFGFEIEPGGLGVPGGLGGLAGLGGQGGPSFGASFPGGAGNLGPYGPGLHGGPLGGAIGGGGYVGSQSGLGGNEYIRGISSDIQRRRQAWRTEKWLRKQEREQRRQLRNEQWLSRQLRRMERKEQRRREKAERKLEKQAKRIVATAGAENVKRGTLGLGAGTGLPEGASVA; this is encoded by the exons ATGGAGGCGGTGGGACTGAAGAGCATTGTTATTGTTGCACTGGTACTCTCAAGGGTTAACCATG CAACAAGAGCGCGGGGGGACAACCCCTTGGAAGCAATGGAAGATGGTGTATTTATGGCTCGTGTGGCAG ACAAAGGCTTTCCCGGCCTTCTGGAGCCAGGAAGAAATGCAGGTGCAGGTTTTGGAGCATCGAGTTTTGGCTTTGAGATTGAGCCAGGTGGTCTAGGTGTACCAGGTGGACTAG GAGGACTAGCTGGACTAGGTGGACAAG GTGGCCCATCGTTTGGAGCATCCTTTCCGGGTGGAGCCGGAAACCTGGGACCTTACGGCCCTGGACTTCATGGTGGACCACTTGGAG GGGCGATAGGTGGCGGTGGATATGTTGGTTCCCAATCCGGCCTTGGGGGAAATGAATATATAAGAGGCATTTCAAGCGACATCCAGAGAAGGCGTCAGGCATGGCGCACGGAGAAATGGCTAAGGAAGCAGGAGAGAGAGCAGCGCCGACAACTGCGGAATGAAC AGTGGCTGAGTCGACAACTACGGAGAATGGAGCGTAAAGAACAACGCAGACGAGAAAAAGCAGAACGGAAACTGGAAAAACAAGCAAAGCGGATTGTTGCGACTGCAGGGGCAGAGAACGTGAAAAGAGGCACGCTCG GGCTTGGTGCTGGCACTGGGCTGCCAGAGGGTGCTTCAGTAGCTTGA
- the LOC119401631 gene encoding uncharacterized PE-PGRS family protein PE_PGRS3-like isoform X5 — MEAVGLKSIVIVALVLSRVNHATRARGDNPLEAMEDGVFMARVADKGFPGLLEPGRNAGAGFGASSFGFEIEPGGLGVPGGLGGLSGPSFGASFPGGAGNLGPYGPGLHGGPLGGAIGGGGYVGSQSGLGGNEYIRGISSDIQRRRQAWRTEKWLRKQEREQRRQLRNEQWLSRQLRRMERKEQRRREKAERKLEKQAKRIVATAGAENVKRGTLGLGAGTGLPEGASVA; from the exons ATGGAGGCGGTGGGACTGAAGAGCATTGTTATTGTTGCACTGGTACTCTCAAGGGTTAACCATG CAACAAGAGCGCGGGGGGACAACCCCTTGGAAGCAATGGAAGATGGTGTATTTATGGCTCGTGTGGCAG ACAAAGGCTTTCCCGGCCTTCTGGAGCCAGGAAGAAATGCAGGTGCAGGTTTTGGAGCATCGAGTTTTGGCTTTGAGATTGAGCCAGGTGGTCTAGGTGTACCAGGTGGACTAGGTGGACTAA GTGGCCCATCGTTTGGAGCATCCTTTCCGGGTGGAGCCGGAAACCTGGGACCTTACGGCCCTGGACTTCATGGTGGACCACTTGGAG GGGCGATAGGTGGCGGTGGATATGTTGGTTCCCAATCCGGCCTTGGGGGAAATGAATATATAAGAGGCATTTCAAGCGACATCCAGAGAAGGCGTCAGGCATGGCGCACGGAGAAATGGCTAAGGAAGCAGGAGAGAGAGCAGCGCCGACAACTGCGGAATGAAC AGTGGCTGAGTCGACAACTACGGAGAATGGAGCGTAAAGAACAACGCAGACGAGAAAAAGCAGAACGGAAACTGGAAAAACAAGCAAAGCGGATTGTTGCGACTGCAGGGGCAGAGAACGTGAAAAGAGGCACGCTCG GGCTTGGTGCTGGCACTGGGCTGCCAGAGGGTGCTTCAGTAGCTTGA
- the LOC119401631 gene encoding uncharacterized PE-PGRS family protein PE_PGRS3-like isoform X3: MEAVGLKSIVIVALVLSRVNHATRARGDNPLEAMEDGVFMARVADKGFPGLLEPGRNAGAGFGASSFGFEIEPGGLGVPGGLGGLSVKGGPSFGASFPGGAGNLGPYGPGLHGGPLGGAIGGGGYVGSQSGLGGNEYIRGISSDIQRRRQAWRTEKWLRKQEREQRRQLRNEQWLSRQLRRMERKEQRRREKAERKLEKQAKRIVATAGAENVKRGTLGLGAGTGLPEGASVA, from the exons ATGGAGGCGGTGGGACTGAAGAGCATTGTTATTGTTGCACTGGTACTCTCAAGGGTTAACCATG CAACAAGAGCGCGGGGGGACAACCCCTTGGAAGCAATGGAAGATGGTGTATTTATGGCTCGTGTGGCAG ACAAAGGCTTTCCCGGCCTTCTGGAGCCAGGAAGAAATGCAGGTGCAGGTTTTGGAGCATCGAGTTTTGGCTTTGAGATTGAGCCAGGTGGTCTAGGTGTACCAGGTGGACTAGGTGGACTAAGTGTGAAAG GTGGCCCATCGTTTGGAGCATCCTTTCCGGGTGGAGCCGGAAACCTGGGACCTTACGGCCCTGGACTTCATGGTGGACCACTTGGAG GGGCGATAGGTGGCGGTGGATATGTTGGTTCCCAATCCGGCCTTGGGGGAAATGAATATATAAGAGGCATTTCAAGCGACATCCAGAGAAGGCGTCAGGCATGGCGCACGGAGAAATGGCTAAGGAAGCAGGAGAGAGAGCAGCGCCGACAACTGCGGAATGAAC AGTGGCTGAGTCGACAACTACGGAGAATGGAGCGTAAAGAACAACGCAGACGAGAAAAAGCAGAACGGAAACTGGAAAAACAAGCAAAGCGGATTGTTGCGACTGCAGGGGCAGAGAACGTGAAAAGAGGCACGCTCG GGCTTGGTGCTGGCACTGGGCTGCCAGAGGGTGCTTCAGTAGCTTGA
- the LOC119401631 gene encoding ctenidin-1-like isoform X6, with translation MEAVGLKSIVIVALVLSRVNHATRARGDNPLEAMEDGVFMARVADKGFPGLLEPGRNAGAGFGASSFGFEIEPGGLGVPGGLGGLGGSGGLAGLGGQGGPSFGASFPGGAGNLGPYGPGLHGGPLGGAIGGGGYVGSQSGLGGNEYIRGISSDIQRRRQAWRTEKWLRKQEREQRRQLRNERLGAGTGLPEGASVA, from the exons ATGGAGGCGGTGGGACTGAAGAGCATTGTTATTGTTGCACTGGTACTCTCAAGGGTTAACCATG CAACAAGAGCGCGGGGGGACAACCCCTTGGAAGCAATGGAAGATGGTGTATTTATGGCTCGTGTGGCAG ACAAAGGCTTTCCCGGCCTTCTGGAGCCAGGAAGAAATGCAGGTGCAGGTTTTGGAGCATCGAGTTTTGGCTTTGAGATTGAGCCAGGTGGTCTAGGTGTACCAGGTGGACTAG GTGGACTAGGTGGATCAGGAGGACTAGCTGGACTAGGTGGACAAG GTGGCCCATCGTTTGGAGCATCCTTTCCGGGTGGAGCCGGAAACCTGGGACCTTACGGCCCTGGACTTCATGGTGGACCACTTGGAG GGGCGATAGGTGGCGGTGGATATGTTGGTTCCCAATCCGGCCTTGGGGGAAATGAATATATAAGAGGCATTTCAAGCGACATCCAGAGAAGGCGTCAGGCATGGCGCACGGAGAAATGGCTAAGGAAGCAGGAGAGAGAGCAGCGCCGACAACTGCGGAATGAAC GGCTTGGTGCTGGCACTGGGCTGCCAGAGGGTGCTTCAGTAGCTTGA